One window of Saprospiraceae bacterium genomic DNA carries:
- a CDS encoding transposase, translating into MTKQRRQFTPEEKHSILQEAERLGHTETCRKYSLSSSLIYNWRRKYLAKGKEGLKSEYRRVDPQVRLLEEENAKLKRIIGNQALELEFKTELLKKSDAHYHIERK; encoded by the coding sequence ATGACAAAACAAAGAAGACAATTTACTCCGGAAGAGAAGCATAGTATCTTACAGGAGGCAGAGCGTTTAGGCCACACAGAGACTTGTAGAAAATACAGTCTGTCGTCGTCCTTAATTTATAATTGGAGGCGTAAATATTTAGCAAAGGGAAAGGAAGGCTTAAAATCTGAATACAGACGGGTAGATCCACAGGTACGTCTATTAGAGGAAGAAAATGCAAAACTTAAGCGGATCATTGGTAACCAAGCCCTTGAGCTGGAATTTAAAACAGAGCTTTTAAAAAAAAGCGATGCCCATTATCACATAGAAAGGAAATGA
- a CDS encoding IS3 family transposase codes for MIIRYKARTSVENLCKWAEVAKSSQYYKAHPSPRGMKPSTHTPIGKCGMVENTLVVDQIRAILSMDYCVYGYAKMTCELRDLEYLINKKKVYRLMKVNHLLSGKRISVQGKRKWVKHRRIDAKRPMEYLCLDIKYVWVQGDKRWYYQLAIMDVFSRRILCWIFKPSVRQTDVVALMRWLDLRFGLKGVIIRNDNGSQFLANSVRQTLKELEAKQEFTHVSTPEENAYIEAFHSIEQTELIDRFIFSSYYDARQHIQKYMYWYNYKRKHGAIGNITPMQKWEQGLSCSPVRQSFEPASVDMSRSDSEGLRNESAPFNLDLFNETAYLRLAGDQDNDDLVQNCFRNSVQLIGG; via the coding sequence ATGATAATTAGGTATAAAGCACGAACAAGTGTTGAAAATCTTTGCAAATGGGCTGAAGTGGCAAAGAGTAGTCAATACTATAAAGCTCATCCGAGTCCAAGAGGAATGAAACCTAGCACCCACACACCAATTGGTAAATGTGGGATGGTAGAGAACACATTAGTTGTTGATCAAATACGTGCAATTCTTTCAATGGATTATTGCGTTTATGGTTATGCAAAAATGACTTGTGAACTTCGAGATTTAGAATATCTGATTAATAAGAAGAAGGTTTATCGTTTGATGAAAGTGAATCATTTATTGAGTGGCAAAAGAATAAGCGTACAAGGAAAACGAAAATGGGTGAAGCACCGTCGGATCGATGCAAAAAGGCCTATGGAATATCTATGTCTTGATATAAAATATGTTTGGGTCCAAGGAGATAAACGCTGGTATTATCAACTTGCAATAATGGATGTATTCAGCAGAAGAATTTTATGCTGGATCTTTAAACCCAGTGTCAGGCAAACAGATGTTGTCGCATTGATGAGATGGTTGGATTTACGCTTTGGATTGAAAGGAGTTATCATACGTAATGATAATGGCTCACAGTTTTTAGCAAACAGCGTACGCCAAACATTAAAAGAATTGGAAGCAAAACAGGAATTCACACATGTATCAACACCAGAAGAGAATGCATACATCGAAGCATTTCATTCAATTGAGCAAACCGAATTGATCGACAGATTTATATTTTCAAGTTATTACGATGCAAGACAACATATCCAAAAATACATGTACTGGTACAATTATAAAAGAAAACATGGCGCAATTGGAAATATAACTCCGATGCAAAAATGGGAACAAGGTTTATCCTGTTCACCTGTTAGGCAATCATTTGAGCCGGCTTCGGTGGACATGTCAAGGTCGGACAGCGAAGGCTTGCGCAATGAGTCCGCTCCGTTTAACCTTGACTTGTTCAACGAAACGGCCTATCTTCGCCTGGCAGGTGATCAGGATAATGATGATTTAGTACAAAACTGTTTTAGAAATTCCGTCCAGTTAATTGGGGGTTAA